The nucleotide sequence aatttataacaagtaagtttaggtacatattTATCTGTGCGGCCTCTAGCATATCCAGCACATCCATGACAAGGGGAGATTATGAAGAGCATCAATGGCTCGGTAGTTTCCATgccggagaacccacctcctagctagagggagtAACGGAGGTGCTACATCCGAAggtaatggtggtagaggtggctgcaacggcaggaaccgctcccaggtCCAAAACTAACATACAAGGTCGACGAAAAATTTAAGAGTCATTTTGACTGTATAGAattggaagaaatgaaaaaagtattcgaatatgttgtcacctgtagaagcggcagaaaaCCACATACGTCGCTCTGGGTGCCCATGCTATCCCGACACCTACTCCTCTACAGGTAAGCAAGAACAATAGCATCCCAGCTGTACTGGGGTAACTCATCTAGCTGCtgaagatgatgtagaaatcGCATACTCACTAGATTTTCCGAAGTGTTTGGGAACAAGACACTCCCAAAAAGAAGGAGCAGCGCCAACCTCGTGTACCAGTAAATATGTTGATCTTCTATCTCGCCGGTGATATCGGGGTGCAATACCTCTGAATGCTGTCTAATAGCTGTCACAGAAATAAGACTACCCCCTGAAGCTGCAGCCTCACCTCGTGGCCTGAAACCAGTGAACTGctgcaacaagtccaaatattGGGCATGCATCATAGATCTCATATACTGAGGCAGTGCAACAGCCAATCCATCAGCAGGCAGCCCACATAAAACCTGAACATCCTGaagtgtgatggtggcctcgccaataGGCAGGTGGAAAGTGTGTGtttccggtcgccaccgctctatcactGTCGTGATCAGAGACCAATTGAGCCACATCCGCCCAATCTCAAAAATCCTATAGTAGCCTGTATCACGCAGGTGCTGGACTACGCGGGAATGGAAACCTCTCTCCCTGATAAAGTCCTACACATCGTCTACTCTCATGGCGCGGAGAATCTACTCCACTAGCTCTCCCTTTCATACGTAGGCGGACCTGCGATCGCCCAGTAACACTAATATCTCATCCGAGATAGGTCCAGGATGAACAGGCAAcacgtccatgtcgtctactgtaaattaaacaatattaattgtgtgttagttttattaattaatagttaattatttaattggacaaagtatatatctatgggttccaggctcgatatttgaggtccaatagcaccaagctatcctaaattcttatgtgtgtcaattttaatatttttagaattttatttgtgttataataattaatatttaattatttaattggacagagtatatatctatgggttccaagctcgatatttgaggcctagtaacaccaagctatcctgaattcttatgcatgtcaatttcaatatttttaaaattttgtttgtgttataataattaatatttaattatttaattggacagagtatatatctatgggttccaggctttatatttgaggcccagtagcaacaaattcaaaaatagccagatttacaactgttcgttcaaaaatagcccagtttcaaaagtaatcgaaatttagccacttttcatgtaaagataaatccgagcgaaaacactgttcaaaacccgaaaatacgccagtatattatgctggagtttcagcataagtatacttgaactccagcatattatactagagttccaaGATAAGATGCTGgagctccagcataatatgatggagttccaacataagtacactagaactccagcataatatactggagttccagcaagtataccagtccagcataatatactggagtttggagcaccgatgctccagtctccagtatattatactagagctagtaaagtataccggtccagcataatatgctggagttcatacacaggtgcaccgaactccagtatattatgctggatcagtttctattgcagcaaaatagtggttatttttcattgacttagTAAACGTTGACTATTTTTGAAtaaccaatccgaaaactggctataccgtgctatttttacactatcctgaattcttatgtgtgtcagcttcaatatttttagaattttgttagttttataaattaaataattaatttttaattggacagagtatatatctatgggtttcagactcgatatttgaggcccagtagcaccaagctatcctgaatttatatgtgtgtcaatttcaatatttttagaaattttgttagttttataaattaaataattaatttttaattggacagagtatatatctataggttctaggctcgatattttatttgacaacatatattaatttgttagttctgtgtgtttgttttataaattaaataataaattttttgtaaagtgtaattggatagagtttgtagTTAGTAGATACTTAAACTACAAAGATTCTACGCTAAAAAGCTCTATATTTTACtgcgctaaaaggctctatattttactgcgctaaaaggctctatattttactacgctataaggctctatattttactacgctataagcaaataaataatctaaactaaataaaaccaacaaacaaattttaataacataacattcacgaaattacatataaaacagtaaaagaaatttatgaacatttttattaacaggaaaaattatttctcaacttttaactatttttttaaacaCTAAtaatttaatacggataaaaataacatacaaatttaatcgcaaataaaacacaaaacaatgtgGAAACACATTCAAGACAACTAAACATTAttattatacgagtttcgacataaactaaatcggaatacctcgatttatgtttttagaaaagtgagaaaattgaaattttaagcCCGAAACGAGGAAACCACAAAATCGAAGGCTTGGGTTGTATGCGGAACCTACAATCTTCACTTTTTGTGTGACGGGTGGGGTCCACTCGATTTCTTTTTAAataattgggggggggggtggcGAGGGGGGACCGCTACTTCAGAATTTAAAAATGGGGGGTTGGTTTCTGGTTTCTGTCGTGGGGTAGAAGGGGACTGTTTATATTTTAATAGGTAAAACGTAGTATAATACTGCACTTTAGTAAAACAAAGTATTATACTGCGCTTTACTCTAACGGCTAAAATTCCGTTAAAGTAAAGCGGAGTGTTATACTGCGTTTTAGGTAGAAAAGTAACTTTTTCTTAAAACAGTAGAAACGTATTTTGAGTCCCAAAAGTCATTATTTAGATTTCGGACTCTCCAATTGAGTGGTAGCTCATAGATAGAACAATGAAATCGACTAAAAAATTACCACCAAGCTCCACCCTAAATCAAAGATCTCGAGTTCAAACtttaagaaatagaaaaaattcTGATAAAAAGTGTTTCCCCTTTAATGAGCCTTACATAATGTAAACCGAATTAATCGAGACCTCACAATAGAGACAATAGGTGAGAAACGAAAAAAGAAATATCGACTAGAACAATTAACTTGTCGCTCATTCATAGAGATGTTGTCTATTTCTTTGGTAGTAGAAAAAATTGGTTTTGGACATAAATACAATTCAGAGTTGTTTTTAAACTTTTGTGAGTGAGCTAAAGtgtaaatttgaaaaataaaaatttggaaattttaaatttttaaaaaattacgaaattcaatttcaagtaaaatttaaaaaatttatggccaaatactgatttcgaaaaaagtgaaaaacattgccaaaaaagtgaaaattttcttATTGCCAAACGGGCACTAAAGATATTTAGAAGGGAAGAAACAAATAAACAAGGATTttagtttttatcattgataGTGTAAAAAGTGTAGGTTGACAAGTTACATTATTAAATAACACATAGTTGACATTTAAGTGACTTGATTCtgtaaatattatttatgtttagAACAAACTCATAAGAAAATGATCATGTTTGATAGCTGCTTTTGCATATCGTCTTGATAAGTTTACATGTAGCACTACAATTTAACAAGAAATAAACTATAATTATCCAGAATACAAGGAATAAGTAGACTTCTATGAACATAGTTTGCTCGCAAATTCAAGAATTCGAGCATAATCCTAAGGCATGTACTAACACGAGAATCTCATCAATGTCAATTGACAAATGACAACCTTCATATAGACAGAAAGGTCTGAGAAGAGTTTAAGGATATCTGCAATCATGTTACTATAAATTGCTGATTTTCCTAATACCATCTTCTTTGCTTCTGCTGATTTTCCAAATAGACTACCTTAATGGTATCTGACATTTGGGAGGATATTCTAGTTCCTCCTTTTCCCAATTTAGTTTTGAAGCAATGTTTTCTTGGCTCGGAGAGTACTCctgcaaaaaaatatatatatccatAAGGAGTTGAAAACAACAAATACGCGGCAGTCCCAAACAAGCTGGTCAGCGTAACATAATATTTACCTCGAGTTTATTCATAAGTTCCTTGGCAGTAGGGGCAGATACAAAAATTTGGCGCGCGTTAGGACAGACGAAACCTTCCTCCACAGCTTTGTCAATGAATGTCAAAAGGGAATTGTAGTAACCATCAACATTCAATAGTCCTACTGGTTTATCATGGATTCCAAGTTGAGCCCAAGCTATAACTTCAAGAAGTTCTTCTAGAGTTCCATAGCCACCTTAATCAATGCAATATATTTCATCAATTTAGGCTAAGTAAAAATATTAGCACACAATGGTACAACTTCTAACCTTCAAAGAAACACTAAGACAACCTACTTTTACTGTTTCAATTTGAAGGTAAGAACCACGAGTTCTCTTTGGAAAAAGCATTCAGTTAAAACTACAGTACCACCAGAGACAGAGCCAGATATAAAGTTTATGGATCCTGAATTAACCATCGAACCCATAACTGGTTTAGTTTTTGGGTTCATGATTAAATAGTTATACACATCTAATGgatttttaatacaaatacaaggTCTAAACAAAAGCTACTGAGTTCATCCGAACCCATAACTCATACGGTAGCTCCGGCCCTGAGTACCACACTTCAAAGGACCCAATTTAGGACTTCAAAGTAACATCAATTCAGTTAATGCTTGTATTTATGGGTCTAACTCATATACACTGATGTTGTCAATTTTTACGCTATCACTATAATTTAACTTATTATAGTAagtcaaagaaaaaaagaaaagataagggTGAAAAATGGGCAAGAATCTTGGAAGGGAGAGTGAGAACAAACCAGGTAAAGCAATAAAAGCATCAGAATGTTTGGCCATCTCTGCTTTCCTCTGGTGCATATCTGCAACTGCTTTCACCTCTCCCACTGTTTCACCAGTTATCTGCATGCCGTACACCACTATTATTAGTCTTTGTATAACAGAAAGAATCAAGTCAATGCAAAAAATACCCACACACCAAGTCAATCCAAACCACTAAAAACTTAGCTTCTCCACACATAAAGTGAATATCTCAATAAAGGATTGGTAGGGGTCTCTTCTTTGATACAGGGGATGGGGCAAACACATAAAAAGGCAGTCTGTGTACTAAGCTCCCGTTATACGCGGGATTCGAGAAAGGACTGGATCAGAAGGGTCTAGCATACGCAGCTTTATActgtatttctgcaagagactgttttCACGGGGTCACCCGCAACCTCCTAATACATAGGagtaactttaccagttacgccgaTACCCCTTCAAGGTCAAGCACATTGTCATAGCAAAATTTAAACATAATGTAACAATAGTAGGACAAAATTGAAAGAATATAAAATGGAACAAAACGACAAAAGGAAGGAGAACAAAAAGGAGATGATGAGGTTTCTAACTTCTAAACCCTTGCTTTCATCTTGGGGAACTGATGTGAGGGCAAAGGCAATAAATGTCACTCCCTATATTTGATTCACTGTTTAATTTGAATATTCATTTGATTGGAAAACTTAAAAATGGACCCATGACATGCTAAATCCACCAATATTGTGGGGGATTAGTGGACTCAACATTGCATGTGGTCAAGCTGTATAGTAGTAAAATTTCAATGACTGAACAAGCCTTGTACTTTTTTTCTATGAGTTCGAGCTCTATGTACTAACAATTAATTACATGTAAATTTACATGATACACATTAATTGGTAACCTAAAAACGATAGTAATTGAGCAATTATAATAGGTTAAACTACATTATTCGTGTAAAAAATAAATCTTTACACAGTTAATGTATACCACTTAAATCCTTTAACTGATAGAGTACTTATTCTTTGATTCTTGTGAAATTTCGTGCAATTGTGAATTTTTGAACATATTTGGTATTTTACGACGTAGAAATACGAAGGGAAGCCTTGGAGCCACGGTTAAGTTGTCTTTATGTTACCTAGAGGTAACAGGTTCAAGCGTGGAATCAGCCATGGATACTTGCATCAGGGTAGGCTGCTTACATTACACCCCTTAGGATGCGGCCCTTCCCCAGATCCTGCGTGAACGCGAGATGCTTTGTGACCCGGACCGTTTTTTATGATGTAGAAATACATGTACAAGAACATAGTACCACTGATTTAGTTTTagctccttttttcttttcattttgatttgatgTCTAAAGTAGCAAGAGGACCCTATCTTCTTACAATGAGGGGGACcagaagaaaggaaaaggaaaggaaaggggACAAAGAAAGGGATGGATTTTTTAAAGAGAAAAATGGCAAGCAAAATAAACCACAAACTAGCAAACTAAATACTAACAAAAATCCCATCTTGCACTTTAGGGATATGCCCATGCCGACAAGTGCAAAAACCATGTCCAAAGATAATAAAGGTGAGGTAGAAATTCAAGTAATAGCCTACCACACGATTGAAACACAACTACAATTCAAAAGAATAAGAACCAAATATACTAAATATCTTTGTTTCTCCTTTCCCTCCTCTCTTATGCAAGCAGAAGTTAAGAAAAAAACTTACAAAATGCTATAATATgaccaaaataaaaacaaaaacatacCTCTCTAGGCATGAGAGTCCTTGGAATTACTCTGTAGACAAGAATATGATAAAAAAAGATAGTCAGGGACCCAAAGGTGTGATAAAAACTAACTATAGTTAACAGAGGTGATTAGTCCAATCAATGTCAAAACTAAAAGCAAGTGGTTCACATTTGTGCTTTCATGTTTAGGTGAAAAAGGAAATATATAAGTCAaaaga is from Nicotiana tabacum cultivar K326 chromosome 18, ASM71507v2, whole genome shotgun sequence and encodes:
- the LOC107778767 gene encoding cytokinin riboside 5'-monophosphate phosphoribohydrolase LOG1 → MEMEKEMMQSKFKKICVFCGSSPGKKSSYKDAAVELGKELVSRNIDLVYGGGSIGLMGLVSQAVYNGGRHVLGVIPRTLMPREITGETVGEVKAVADMHQRKAEMAKHSDAFIALPGGYGTLEELLEVIAWAQLGIHDKPVGLLNVDGYYNSLLTFIDKAVEEGFVCPNARQIFVSAPTAKELMNKLEEYSPSQENIASKLNWEKEELEYPPKCQIPLR